Genomic segment of Vibrio natriegens NBRC 15636 = ATCC 14048 = DSM 759:
AAATACGAGCGAATCACGTTCTCACCTCGCGGTGGCGGTACTGGTACTAATGGGCAGTCCCTAACGAAAGGCATTGTGGTTGACTTATCTCGCCACATGAACAAAGTGCTTGAAATCAATGAGGAAGAAGGCTGGGTACGCGTTCAGACTGGTGTGATTAAAGACCAGTTAAATGATGCAGTACGCCCTTATGGTTATTTTTTCTCACCTGACTTATCCACCAGTAATCGCGCCACTATCGGCGGTATGGTCAACACTGACGCCTCTGGTCAGGGATCATTGAAATACGGCAAAACGTCAGATCATGTCCTCTCACTCCAAGCCGTGTTTGCCGATGGTTCGATTTTAGAGTCTGACTTGTCTCATGGTTATCCTAAAGAGGGCGAGTTTGCCGCAACCGCGCTGAACGTCACCGAATCCGTCTGTCGTGAAAAGCGTCAACAAATTAACGATAAGTTCCCACCTTTAAACCGTTTCTTGACTGGATACGATCTGAAAAATGCACTTAACGAAGAGGATGATAGCTTCGATATCACCCGCGTTTTGTGTGGCGCAGAGGGTTCACTTGCTTTTATCACTGAAGCGAAGTTAAATCTGACTCGTATTCCTAAAGTGCGTACCTTGGTGAACGTTAAATACAACAGTTTTGATTCAGCATTGCGTAACGCGCCACTGATGGTGCAAGCAAACGCGATGTCGGTAGAAACGGTCGACTCAAAAGTTCTTAACCTCGCGAAACAAGATATAGTTTGGCATACGGTCAGCGATCTCATCACGGATGTACCAGACAAAGAGATGCTTGGTATCAACATGGTGGAATACGCAGGCGAAGATTCTGAGGAGATCGCCTCTCAAGTCGCGGCGTTAACTGCCAAACTTGATACCATGCTCGAAACAGAAGAAGCGGGCATTATTGGCTATCAGGTGTGTAATGATGTGGCGAGCATTGGCCGTATTTACAACATGCGTAAAAAAGCGGTAGGTCTGCTGGGTGCGGCTAAAGGTCGTGCTAAACCGGTACCGTTTGCTGAAGATACGTGTGTCCCACCAGAAAACTTAGCCGATTTCATCGCTGAGTTCCGCGAACTGCTTGACGGAAAGTCTCTCAACTACGGTATGTTTGGCCACGTCGATGCGGGCGTATTGCACGTTCGTCCTGCTCTGGATCTGTGCGACCCGCAACAAGAAGCGCTAATGCATGAACTCTCGGATGAAGTGGTTAAGCTCGTCGCTAAATACGGCGGCTTGATGTGGGGTGAACACGGAAAAGGTTTCCGTTCAGAATACGGACCGGAATTCTTTGGTGAAGAGCTGTTTACTGAGCTAAGACGCGTAAAAGCGGCGTTTGACCCTCACAACAAGATGAACCCGGGGAAAATCTGTACGCCGTTAGACAGTGATGCAGAGCTGGTCAAAGTAACTGACACCAAACGTGGTTACTTTGATCGTCAGATTGATGTTCAGGTCCGCGACAGCTTCAAGCAAGCGATGGAATGTAACGGTAATGGCCTGTGTTTTAACTACGACACCAGCTCACCAATGTGTCCATCGATGAAAGTCACGGCTGACCGTCGTCACTCTCCTAAAGGTCGTGCAGGCTTAGTGCGTGAGTGGTTACGTCAGTTGACGGAACAAGGAATCGATATTCTCGACCTTGAACAACAAGCATTGGAAAACAAATCGTCGATCAAAACTATGATCGATCGCGTTCGTCATTCAATTAACCGTCGTCATGAATATGATTTCTCTCATGAGGTCTATGAGGCTATGAATGGCTGTTTGGCTTGTAAAGCGTGTGCCAGCCAGTGTCCGATTAAAGTGGATGTGCCGAGCTTCCGCTCTCGCTTCTTAAATATCTATCACTCTCGCTA
This window contains:
- a CDS encoding FAD-binding and (Fe-S)-binding domain-containing protein, whose translation is MLPRLHSQTDVDPLVLIFLKELEQAGFTGDIESQYSSRLAVSTDNSVYQQLPQAVVHPRTTQDVALIGKLSNKEKYERITFSPRGGGTGTNGQSLTKGIVVDLSRHMNKVLEINEEEGWVRVQTGVIKDQLNDAVRPYGYFFSPDLSTSNRATIGGMVNTDASGQGSLKYGKTSDHVLSLQAVFADGSILESDLSHGYPKEGEFAATALNVTESVCREKRQQINDKFPPLNRFLTGYDLKNALNEEDDSFDITRVLCGAEGSLAFITEAKLNLTRIPKVRTLVNVKYNSFDSALRNAPLMVQANAMSVETVDSKVLNLAKQDIVWHTVSDLITDVPDKEMLGINMVEYAGEDSEEIASQVAALTAKLDTMLETEEAGIIGYQVCNDVASIGRIYNMRKKAVGLLGAAKGRAKPVPFAEDTCVPPENLADFIAEFRELLDGKSLNYGMFGHVDAGVLHVRPALDLCDPQQEALMHELSDEVVKLVAKYGGLMWGEHGKGFRSEYGPEFFGEELFTELRRVKAAFDPHNKMNPGKICTPLDSDAELVKVTDTKRGYFDRQIDVQVRDSFKQAMECNGNGLCFNYDTSSPMCPSMKVTADRRHSPKGRAGLVREWLRQLTEQGIDILDLEQQALENKSSIKTMIDRVRHSINRRHEYDFSHEVYEAMNGCLACKACASQCPIKVDVPSFRSRFLNIYHSRYQRPAKDYLVANIETMLPLMAKAPGVVNGVLKQSWVKSLTASTVGYVDAPLLSVPTLQKRVESLTTAYDLTALSRLSSEQKSKHVLIVQDPFTSYYDAEVVEDFVKLTKKLGMNPVLLPFKPNGKAQHIKGFLRQFSETATDTAKFLSLVADLGIPMVGVDPALVLCYRDEYNEVLGNKRGDFEVLTAHEWLYPRLEDFASVESTQQEPWYLFAHCTEKTKMPNAEKEWGAIFSHFGAVLNTVPVGCCGMAGTFGHEVDKVTMSKDIYNLSWKPNLDKLDNERCLITGYSCRSQVKRFEGTKPKHPVQALLTLI